From the genome of Lacibacter sp. H407, one region includes:
- a CDS encoding sulfatase — MNNRWFLVAAISHVLNSYSVAQQKPNIIYIMTDDLGYADLSCYGRKDYQTPHLDKLAAQGMKFTQAYAAAPVCTPTRTAFMTGRYPARTSIGLLEPWVPSKRDNSIGLNAADHSVAALVKKAGYETALIGKWHLGVGPSFSPLDNGFDYFYGIYTGAADYISHKGDGEMHDLYENRTPVYTKGYATELLGSKTISFLQQKHNKPFFLSLQFTAPHWPWQGPNDPALPDTVKMSAKLMATMGTAEAYKAMMKSLDEQVGIIMKTLEETGLAANTIVIFTSDNGGEKFSDMGPLAKMKMTVWEGGVRVPAFVRWPGKIKANTVSHQQVITMDWTATILAAAGAKANEKYAPDGIDLLPVLTGKQQVLPRTFYWRITQRRNQHAILDHNWKYIVDETGEHLFDLSVDEGERNNLITTQQVKVEELKRKYKAWEQLVLTPLPLQ, encoded by the coding sequence ATGAACAACAGGTGGTTTTTAGTTGCAGCAATTTCTCATGTATTGAATAGCTATTCAGTTGCTCAGCAAAAACCGAATATCATTTACATTATGACCGATGATCTGGGTTATGCAGATCTCAGTTGTTATGGACGTAAAGATTATCAAACCCCACATCTCGATAAACTTGCTGCACAGGGAATGAAGTTTACACAAGCATATGCGGCCGCTCCTGTTTGTACACCCACTCGTACAGCATTTATGACAGGCCGTTATCCTGCACGCACTTCTATTGGTTTGCTGGAACCCTGGGTACCTTCAAAACGTGATAACAGTATTGGTTTAAACGCAGCTGATCATTCGGTAGCGGCATTGGTAAAAAAAGCTGGCTATGAAACTGCACTCATTGGTAAATGGCATTTAGGTGTCGGGCCATCCTTCTCTCCGCTTGATAATGGGTTTGATTATTTTTACGGCATTTACACCGGTGCAGCTGATTATATTTCGCACAAAGGCGATGGAGAAATGCATGATCTGTATGAAAACAGAACGCCTGTTTATACAAAGGGATACGCAACAGAACTACTTGGCTCAAAAACAATTTCATTCTTACAACAAAAACACAATAAACCATTCTTTTTAAGCCTGCAGTTTACTGCGCCGCATTGGCCATGGCAGGGACCAAACGATCCTGCTTTGCCTGACACTGTTAAAATGAGTGCCAAACTCATGGCGACAATGGGAACAGCGGAAGCCTATAAAGCAATGATGAAAAGTCTGGATGAGCAAGTTGGCATAATTATGAAAACATTGGAAGAAACTGGATTAGCTGCAAATACAATTGTGATCTTCACCAGCGACAATGGTGGTGAAAAATTTTCAGATATGGGACCACTTGCGAAAATGAAAATGACAGTGTGGGAAGGTGGTGTGCGGGTTCCTGCATTTGTGCGATGGCCCGGAAAAATTAAAGCGAATACTGTATCGCATCAACAGGTGATAACAATGGATTGGACAGCAACCATCCTTGCAGCTGCGGGTGCAAAAGCAAATGAAAAGTATGCGCCTGATGGCATTGATCTGCTTCCTGTTCTTACAGGCAAGCAACAGGTTTTGCCAAGAACATTTTACTGGCGCATTACTCAACGCCGCAATCAACACGCTATACTTGATCATAACTGGAAATACATTGTTGATGAAACCGGTGAACACCTTTTCGATCTATCGGTTGATGAAGGGGAACGCAATAATCTTATTACAACTCAGCAGGTAAAAGTAGAAGAGCTAAAGAGAAAATATAAGGCATGGGAGCAATTGGTGTTAACCCCTTTGCCTTTGCAATGA
- a CDS encoding branched-chain amino acid aminotransferase — MIGAMDILITKSETSKLSSLDLGNVPFGKHFTDHMLVADYEDGEWKNVEIKPYQPITISPANAAMHYGQSIFEGIKAFRHENGEAYIFRPYDNYNRFNKSAERMQMPTVPEEIFIEGMRKLIEIDKDWIPMKKDHSLYIRPFMFANDDVIGVKPSDKYKFMIILCPTGPYYAVPMKIYVEEQFVRAVPGGVGFAKAAGNYGSSMYPTNEAKKKGYDQVLWTDAVEHKYLQEFGMMNGFVIIGNTAITPNLDEGTILAGVTRDSVIAILKDMGLTVEERPISIHEVVEAFQNGTLKEVFGTGTAATISMIKELCYKDTVMKFDTDKWTISPEVKRRLTDIREGKAADIHEWLFKI, encoded by the coding sequence ATGATTGGTGCTATGGATATTTTAATTACAAAATCTGAAACAAGTAAACTGAGCAGCCTCGATCTGGGTAATGTTCCTTTTGGTAAACATTTTACTGATCATATGCTGGTTGCCGATTATGAAGATGGTGAGTGGAAGAATGTAGAGATCAAACCTTATCAACCTATTACCATTTCTCCTGCTAATGCCGCCATGCATTACGGACAAAGCATATTTGAAGGCATTAAAGCGTTTCGTCATGAAAATGGTGAAGCTTATATCTTCCGTCCATACGATAATTATAATCGTTTCAATAAATCGGCAGAACGCATGCAGATGCCAACAGTGCCTGAAGAAATTTTTATTGAAGGGATGCGTAAGCTGATTGAAATAGATAAAGATTGGATTCCGATGAAGAAGGATCATTCATTGTATATCCGTCCATTCATGTTTGCAAATGATGATGTGATAGGAGTGAAGCCGAGCGATAAGTATAAGTTCATGATCATTCTTTGTCCAACCGGTCCTTACTATGCGGTACCGATGAAGATCTATGTGGAAGAACAATTTGTACGTGCAGTGCCCGGTGGTGTTGGTTTTGCAAAAGCAGCCGGTAATTATGGCTCATCCATGTATCCAACAAACGAAGCAAAGAAAAAAGGATACGACCAAGTATTGTGGACAGATGCAGTTGAACATAAATACCTGCAGGAATTTGGTATGATGAATGGCTTTGTGATCATTGGCAATACAGCCATTACTCCAAATTTGGATGAAGGTACCATTCTTGCCGGTGTTACAAGAGATAGCGTGATCGCTATTTTAAAAGATATGGGTTTAACAGTTGAAGAACGGCCCATCAGCATTCATGAAGTAGTGGAAGCATTTCAAAACGGAACATTGAAAGAAGTGTTTGGTACAGGTACAGCAGCAACTATTTCAATGATCAAAGAGTTATGTTATAAAGATACTGTGATGAAGTTCGATACTGATAAATGGACGATCTCTCCTGAAGTGAAACGTCGTTTAACTGATATCCGTGAAGGGAAAGCAGCAGATATACACGAATGGTTATTTAAAATATAA
- the rdgB gene encoding RdgB/HAM1 family non-canonical purine NTP pyrophosphatase: MQQLIFASGNRHKAEEIEAALPEGFRILTMKDAGVDEEIPEPFDTLEENSKHKAQFLAERLQQDCFAEDTGLEVEALNGEPGVRSARYAGDGKDFSANTDKLLANMQGKENRKARFRTVFSLILDGKLYQFEGICNGTILENKAGTGGFGYDPVFLPDGSSKAFAEMTMEEKNKYSHRKKGLDLMIDFLKKS; the protein is encoded by the coding sequence ATGCAACAACTCATATTCGCCAGCGGTAACCGGCACAAAGCCGAAGAAATTGAAGCCGCTCTTCCGGAAGGTTTCCGCATTCTCACCATGAAAGATGCGGGAGTTGATGAAGAAATTCCTGAACCATTTGACACTCTCGAAGAAAATTCGAAACACAAAGCACAGTTCTTAGCAGAACGTTTGCAACAGGATTGTTTTGCCGAAGACACGGGGCTTGAAGTGGAAGCGCTCAATGGTGAACCGGGTGTGCGTTCGGCCCGTTATGCAGGCGATGGGAAAGATTTTTCTGCCAATACTGACAAGCTTCTTGCAAATATGCAGGGCAAGGAAAATCGCAAAGCCCGTTTCCGCACTGTTTTTTCGCTTATCCTTGATGGTAAGCTTTACCAGTTTGAAGGAATCTGTAACGGCACGATTTTAGAAAATAAAGCTGGAACAGGGGGATTTGGATACGACCCTGTATTTTTACCCGACGGAAGCAGTAAAGCTTTCGCCGAAATGACGATGGAGGAAAAGAACAAATACAGTCACCGTAAAAAAGGGCTCG